From Anopheles coluzzii chromosome 3, AcolN3, whole genome shotgun sequence, the proteins below share one genomic window:
- the LOC120957804 gene encoding fibrinogen-like protein A: MEAFRVTIYFVSLFLIVTKVRGLKHNVTESPISGFMYEILDTRLEILQTKLNEMELTRRQDREMLERLLSVINQLNQTMVENHIALQTQSSKMISQLTAYATHDEIRKEITVLATKKDLAMLQVNPGILYRNVSSRSCVQEQSKHSGKYIIQATENDYPFVGYCDQTTLGGGWLVFQYRFDGSVDFYLNWTEYRDGFGSMDGEFWLGLEKLHRITAARKHELLVELKDFDGKYIYARYDEFEIGSEEEQYPLKKLGSYSGTATDALKYHRDMKFSTKDRRNDIHPIDDCATLYKGAWWYNKCMQSHLNGVYENINDPKAIGWFYYKNSWQGFAYSRMSIREV; this comes from the coding sequence ATGGAGGCATTTAGAGTGACCATATATTTTGTGTCGTTATTTTTGATTGTGACAAAAGTGCGCGGTCTAAAACACAATGTTACGGAATCACCGATATCGGGATTTATGTACGAAATTTTGGACACGCGGCTGGAGATTCTTCAGACCAAACTAAACGAGATGGAGCTCACCAGGAGGCAAGATCGAGAGATGTTGGAAAGATTACTTTCTGTTATAAATCAGTTGAATCAAACGATGGTCGAAAATCACATCGCACTACAAACTCAGTCAAGTAAAATGATCTCTCAGCTGACGGCTTACGCTACGCATGACGAGATAAGGAAGGAGATCACAGTGCTTGCAACTAAAAAAGATCTAGCTATGCTTCAGGTGAATCCAGGTATACTATATCGGAATGTCTCGTCTCGATCGTGCGTGCAAGAGCAGTCGAAGCATTCTGGCAAGTACATCATACAGGCAACCGAAAATGATTATCCATTCGTGGGCTACTGTGACCAGACTACTCTCGGAGGGGGATGGCTAGTGTTCCAGTATCGTTTTGATGGATCGGTGGACTTTTATCTTAACTGGACTGAGTATCGCGATGGGTTCGGGAGCATGGATGGAGAGTTCTGGCTCGGCTTGGAGAAGTTACATCGGATTACCGCGGCGCGAAAGCATGAGCTGCTGGTGGAGCTGAAAGATTTCGATGGAAAGTACATTTATGCACGGTATGATGAGTTCGAGATCGGGAGTGAAGAGGAGCAATATCCGTTAAAAAAGCTAGGATCGTACAGTGGAACGGCAACAGATGCATTGAAATATCATAGAGACATGAAGTTCTCCACCAAAGATCGGAGGAATGATATTCACCCAATTGATGACTGTGCTACTCTGTACAAAGGAGCATGGTGGTATaacaaatgtatgcaatcacATCTGAATGGGGTGTATGAGAATATAAACGATCCAAAAGCTATCGGTTGGTTCTACTACAAAAATTCCTGGCAGGGTtttgcatattcaagaatGTCGATTCGCgaagtttaa